TCTATAATAGCGGCGCTACCTACATGCTTTCCGCAATCATTCAGAAAATTACCGGTCAGACACTTTTGCAATATCTCAAACCAAGATTGTTTGATCCACTGGTCATTGAGGGAATGGATTGGGAGGTCGACCCGAACGGAATTAATACAGGCGGTTGGGGATTAAGGGTCAAAACGGAGGACATTGCCAAGTTTGGTCAGTTATATCTGCAAAAAGGGGAATGGAATGGCAAGCAGCTTATTCCTGCGGCGTGGGTGGAGGAAGCTACCCGCTCGCATATCCAATCCAAGGGCGGCTCCCGGCCTCAGGAGGAAAACGACTGGCTGCAAGGTTACGGTTACCAGTTCTGGCGTTGCAGAAATGGCGCCTACCGCGGCGACGGAGCTTATGGACAGTATTGCATTGTGCTTCCCAAAGAAGATATGGTAGTGGCAATTACAAGCGAAACCGGGAATATGCAGGCGATACTAGATCATGTATGGAATCATATATTGAAGTCGGTAAAGGGAACCGGCGTGCCTTCGGACAAAGAAGAGCAGGCGCAGTTACAGAAAAAGCTGGGCACGCTTGCACTGCCGCTTACGTCGGGAAAACCAACCGCTGAACTGGCTGCGAAACTGAAAGAAAAGAGCTTCTCAATAGCGGACAACAGTTTAAAAATCAAGAGGGTATCGTTTGACTTTGATAAAGGCTGGTGTCTTTTCAGGATGAACGATGACAGAGGCGAACATCTGGTAGTGAACGGGTTAGGGAACTGGAAAATAGGGTTAACCGATTTGTCGACGATGCCATTGAAACTGGTATTGACTCCGGTTCCGGGTGAAAAATTGACGAAAATCGCCTGCAACGGAGCCTGGATCGATGACAGTACCTTTGAAATGACCTGGCGGTTTATCGAAACTGCGCATTACGAAACGGTACGCTGCAAGTTTGAAGGGGATAATTTGCAAATAGAGTTTAAAAGAAGCCTCGCGATTTTAGGAAATACGAAAGACAGCCGGCCGGTTTTGAAAGGCAAAATGCTCACCTGATATTTACAATATTACAACACGGAAAGCGGATCTCGTTCCGCTTTTTTGTATTACTTTAAAGCCAAAATTTTAATTAAAAAATCCATTTTATGAAAAAGAACATTTTCCTGTCCCTGTTGCTCATTTGTATCGCATTCACTTCGCAAGCCCAGAAATTCAAAGGTTTGGATAAGAGTCCGCGCGATATCGCCTACTTTCCTGACGGATTTGCACACGACCGTAAAGACGGTGATAAAGCACTTGTGAAAGTTTCATACAGCCGCCCATTCCTGAAAGGCCGGGAAATATTTGGCAAGCAGGAACCTTATGGTAAAGTATGGCGGGTAGGTGCGGATGAAGCTACCGAAATCAGATTCTACCAGGATGCGACTTTTGGTGATAAGAAAGTGAAAGCAGGTACATATTCCTTATTCGCTATTCCAAATGCAAAAGAGTGGACGCTGATCCTGAGCTCGGACGTGGATTACTGGGGCGCTTATAAGTATAAGGAAGCCAATGATGTGGCCCGCGTAACAGTTCCGGTTAAAGCCGCAGACGCACCAATCGAAAACTTCTCAATTGTATTTGAAAAAACATCCGAAAAAGCGGGGAAGATGTTTATGGGCTGGGAAAAGTCGATAGTGGAAGTGCCGGTATCATTCTGACCCCAATTTAATGTGGCATAATTCTTTCTCTTTCCCTGGCAATCAACAAAGCTGAAAGGAATCATGGAAGATATAAATGACCAAATTCAGGCGTTTTTCGAGGAGTATGAAAAGCGTTTTGAAGAAGGCTTGGCTGGTGAGTCGGTGGCGGAAGAAACAGCAAGAGTGTTTGCGGATTTTTTCGTAGAAGCAAGCCCGGTCGGTATTACGGGTGGAAAAAATGATACTCAGTTTCTCGAAGCAGTTCCCAAAGGATATGATTTTTACCGGTCGATAGGCATTACTAAAATGGAGATCAGGCAAATCGATATCACAGAACTGAACGAGATGCATTATCTCGTCGATGTGCGGTGGGAGTCGTTTTATAAAAAAGAGGGGAATGAAGATTCGATCGAGTTTAGTGTCATTTATTTTTTGCAAAACAGAAAAGACGAGCTGAAAATCTTCGCATACATCACGGGCGACGAGCAGGCAGTACTGAAAGAACGAGGATTAGTATAAATGCATCAGCCATCGGTCCACTGGCATTATTATTGCAAAAGCAGGTTAAGGTTTAAAAACTTTGACCTGCTTTTTTGCTATAAAACGATTAGATATGAAGACCAACCAATTCGCCCTGTTTTGCTTGCTGACCGGATTTTCCATTGCCGGCTGTAACAGCAAGGTAAGTGAAAAAGAAAAAGAAGCTGCCCGGCAGGAAGGTCCGGATTCTGTTGCCACCCTGACCGACAACCTCAACTTACCGGCTCCATTTGAAACTAAATCCGTTGAACACAGGCCCGAGGAGGCAGGTTGGCCGGAAGGAAAAATGCCCACAGCGCCTGCCGGATTCACGGTAACCAAGTTTGCCGACAAACTGGAAAGTCCGAGGTGGAGCTACATTGCACCCAATGGGGATATATTCGTAGCCGAATCGGGGACACAAAAAAGTGCAGACAGGATCACTTTGCTGCGCGATGTGAATAAGGACGGTAAGCCGGAAATGCGCGAAATTTTCATGGAAAAGCTGAAACGGCCGCTCGGGATGCTGGTATTAAACAATTATTTCTATGTAGCCAATACGGATGGATTGTATCGGTATCCTTACAAATTGGGAGAAACCAGGATTACGGGCAAAGGGCAGAAGATCGTTGAGCTGCCGGCTGGCGGCTACAATAACCACTGGACCAGGAATTTGATTGCCAATGCCGATGGTTCCAAAATTTACATTTCGGTAGGTTCCGCAAGTAACGTAGCTGACCATGGAATTGAGGAGGAAAAGCGCAGGGCGAATATTCTGGAAGTCAACCCTGATGGGACCGGTGAAAGAATTTATGCCAGCGGTTTGAGAAATCCGGTCGGAATGGACTGGGCACCTGGTACCAATACGCTTTGGACTGCTGTGAATGAAAGAGATAAGCTGGGCGATGAGCTGGTACCGGATTACATCACCAGCGTGAAGGAAGGCGGATTTTATGGCTGGCCTTATGCCTATTTTGGCCCAAACGAAGACCCGAGAAGGAAAGGTGAAAACCCGGAACTGGTGGCAAAAACGATTGTGCCCGACGTGCCGGTAGGTTCACATACCGCTTCATTGGGACTGGCTTTTTACGACAAAACCAAATTTCCAGCCAAATACCATCATGGAGCTTTCGTTGGCCAGCACGGTTCCTGGAACCGGTCGACGTTGGCTGGTTACAAGGTGGTTTTCGTTCCTTTTAAAGATGGAAAGCCGGCCGGGAAGCCAGAGGATTTTTTAACCGGATTTGTAGAAAGCGAAAAGAAAGTATACGGCAGGCCGGCTGGCGTAACGGTGATGGATGACGGTTCTTTGCTGGTAAACGATGATTCAGGCGGTACGATCTGGCGTGTTGCTGCCCGGTAAGGAATTAGCTATGGGAGATAGAATTAAGCCTGATCATTGTTGGTCAGGCTTTTTGTATTAAAATAAATATTTATAAAAGCTTGCAAAAATATACCAATCGGTATATTTTTGCATTGTCAATCAGAAATGAAATGAGCAAAGCAGAACGGACACGGCAATTTATCATCGAAAAAACGGCACCCATATTCAATGTAAAGGGATATGCCGGAACCTCCCTCAATGATATGATCAGTGCAACCGGGCTTACGAAAGGCAGCATTTATGGAAATTTCGAAAATAAGGATGAGGTAGCATTAGCTGCATTTGACCATAATCTGAAATGTATGTTTGCTGCAGTAAATGCTGAGATGAACAAAAAAGCTACCGCCAGGGAGAAACTGCTCGTTTACGTTGACATTTATGAAAATTTTCTCCACCATCCTTTTCCCGCCGGCGGCTGCCCGATCCTGAATACCTCTACCGAGGCCGACGATACCCACCCGATGCTGCGCGAAAAGGCCTCAGATGCTATCACCAACTGGAAAAACGCCATTGCAGGGCTGATAAAAAAAGGAATTGCCAATAATGAGTTCAGCGGCCACATTGATCCGGAAGAGACTGCAATTGCAATCGTTGCATTGATCGAAGGCGGGATTATGATTGGAAAGGTAACTGGTAAGCTGACTTACCGGAAGGCGATCATGAAGTCGGTGCAAAAGATGATAGATGATTTGGCATAAAAATTTTACTTAAAAATATACCGATCGGTATATTAATTTATTTTTATCTATAAACAAAACAGAAAAATGAAAACTACCGGAAACACTATTTTGATCACAGGCGGAAGCGCCGGGATTGGATTTGAAATCGCCAAAGCTTTTTCAGAACGCGGCAATCATGTAATAATCACTGGCCGCGACAAAGGTCGGCTGGAAAATGCGGCGGCCAAACTTGAAAACGTTACTGCGGTGGTATCCGATGTGACCAGTGCGCCAGATGTCAACGCCCTCGTGGCCAGGCTCAAAAACGACTTTCCGCAGCTGAATGTTTTAATCAATAATGCAGGTAGGGCAGCATATTATGAATTGGCCGAAGGAAAGGATGCGGGTCAAATAGCGGAAGACGAAATGCTGACCAATTATTTATCCATTATCCGGCTGACCGACGCACTCTTGCCGCAATTAAAGTCAGTGGGTGAAGCGGCGATCGTGAATGTATCGAGTATCGCAGCATTGGTCCCCAACCACATTATTCCGACCTATGGCGCCAGCAAGGCTGCTTTGCATTCGTACACTCAGTCACTGCGGATTTCGCTTGGTAAAAGTACCTCGATCAAAGTATTCGAACTGTTGCCTCCACTCGTCAATACCGATTTTTCCCAGGAAATAGGCGGGGTGAACGGTATCCCTCCCAAACAGGTTGCCGACGACTTGCTGGAAGCTTTTGAAAGCGATACACAGGAAATAAGGGTAGGACGGACCGCACAATTGTTCGAGCTGTTTTTGAATTCACCCTCCGACGCGCTTCGGGCCATGAATCCCGGACTTGAACTGGCGTGATAAATCAGGGCTACATGATTCACTGAAATTCATCGGAAAAATGAGACAGAAAATCGCATTTGCATTGATCATGGGGGTCATTACGACGGGTATAATTTCCTTTACTTTGATTTCTATAAATATTGGATTTGTTGCCAATTTTTTGGTGATTTGGCTGAAATCTTGGGGCATGGCCTACTTTGTCGTTATTCCTGCGATACTGATTATTGGTCCGCAGGTGCAAAAGTGGGTAGGTACGATGTTTCAAGATCCAGTGACTGAGGAGTTTGAGTAACAGATTCCGGAGTCTGAGAAACCGTTAAAGATTTTTATGAAAAGAGTAGTTGTTACAGGACTGGGAGTGATTTCTCCCCTTGGGAATTCGGTGGATGAATTCTGGGAAAATATCGTGAATGGTAAGAGCGGTGCTGCTACCATTACAAAAAAAGATGTATCCAAATTTAAGACGCAATTCGGATGTGAGGTCCACAATTTCAATCCGGAAGAATTTATCGACAAGAAAGAACTCAAAAAATACGATCTGCATACCCAATATGCCATTGTGGCTTCGGATATGGCGATCAAAGACGCCGGACTGGATTTCGAGGCGATGGACATTACCGACCGTTATGAGGCCGGTGTGATCTGGGCGACGGGAAATGGCGGGATGGGCACTTTTGAAGACCAGTTGCTGGAATTTCACGCCTCCGATGGTGTGCCCCGTTTCAGTCCTTTCTTTATTCCCAAAATGATCGTCGACATTGCGGCAGGTGTGATCTCGATCCGTCACAAACTGCACGGCCCGAACTACTGTACAGTCTCGGCCTGCGCTTCGTCCAACACTGCTTTGATCGCAGCATTTGATACGATCAGAATGGACAAGGCGAAAATAATGGTGGCGGGCGGTTCTGAGGCTGCTATTATCTACTCTGCCCTCGGTGGCTTTGGAGCGGCGCAGGCACTTTCGAAAAGAAATGACGAACCCGAAAAAGCTTCCCGGCCATTTGATAAAGATCGCGACGGCTTTGTGATGGGGGAAGGTGCAGCAGCACTGATACTGGAAGATTACGATTTTGCGGTAGCAAGAGGCGCGCAAATCTATGCAGAGATCGTCGGCGGCGGAATGGCGGCGGATGCGTACCACCTCACAGGTACCCCTCCCGATGGAATGGGTGCAGCGCTGGGCATGCGGAAAGCATTGAAAGAAGCAGGTATCACACCTGACCAGATC
This Dyadobacter sp. UC 10 DNA region includes the following protein-coding sequences:
- a CDS encoding serine hydrolase domain-containing protein; protein product: MSYNRREFLQQLGFGALQLGVLSAIPASSWAAVPSYGQLTRSSPEAQGVSAKGILDFVNAVEAEKLNLHSLMVLRQGKVVAEGWWAPYNPELRHTLYSLSKSFTSTAIGLAVAEGKLKVEDKVISFFPDEKPATISANLAAMRVKDLLTMSTGHDKDTTGSVRGGDNKNWVKSFLALPVEHEPGTFFVYNSGATYMLSAIIQKITGQTLLQYLKPRLFDPLVIEGMDWEVDPNGINTGGWGLRVKTEDIAKFGQLYLQKGEWNGKQLIPAAWVEEATRSHIQSKGGSRPQEENDWLQGYGYQFWRCRNGAYRGDGAYGQYCIVLPKEDMVVAITSETGNMQAILDHVWNHILKSVKGTGVPSDKEEQAQLQKKLGTLALPLTSGKPTAELAAKLKEKSFSIADNSLKIKRVSFDFDKGWCLFRMNDDRGEHLVVNGLGNWKIGLTDLSTMPLKLVLTPVPGEKLTKIACNGAWIDDSTFEMTWRFIETAHYETVRCKFEGDNLQIEFKRSLAILGNTKDSRPVLKGKMLT
- a CDS encoding DUF2911 domain-containing protein, producing the protein MKKNIFLSLLLICIAFTSQAQKFKGLDKSPRDIAYFPDGFAHDRKDGDKALVKVSYSRPFLKGREIFGKQEPYGKVWRVGADEATEIRFYQDATFGDKKVKAGTYSLFAIPNAKEWTLILSSDVDYWGAYKYKEANDVARVTVPVKAADAPIENFSIVFEKTSEKAGKMFMGWEKSIVEVPVSF
- a CDS encoding PQQ-dependent sugar dehydrogenase translates to MKTNQFALFCLLTGFSIAGCNSKVSEKEKEAARQEGPDSVATLTDNLNLPAPFETKSVEHRPEEAGWPEGKMPTAPAGFTVTKFADKLESPRWSYIAPNGDIFVAESGTQKSADRITLLRDVNKDGKPEMREIFMEKLKRPLGMLVLNNYFYVANTDGLYRYPYKLGETRITGKGQKIVELPAGGYNNHWTRNLIANADGSKIYISVGSASNVADHGIEEEKRRANILEVNPDGTGERIYASGLRNPVGMDWAPGTNTLWTAVNERDKLGDELVPDYITSVKEGGFYGWPYAYFGPNEDPRRKGENPELVAKTIVPDVPVGSHTASLGLAFYDKTKFPAKYHHGAFVGQHGSWNRSTLAGYKVVFVPFKDGKPAGKPEDFLTGFVESEKKVYGRPAGVTVMDDGSLLVNDDSGGTIWRVAAR
- a CDS encoding TetR/AcrR family transcriptional regulator, coding for MSKAERTRQFIIEKTAPIFNVKGYAGTSLNDMISATGLTKGSIYGNFENKDEVALAAFDHNLKCMFAAVNAEMNKKATAREKLLVYVDIYENFLHHPFPAGGCPILNTSTEADDTHPMLREKASDAITNWKNAIAGLIKKGIANNEFSGHIDPEETAIAIVALIEGGIMIGKVTGKLTYRKAIMKSVQKMIDDLA
- a CDS encoding SDR family oxidoreductase codes for the protein MKTTGNTILITGGSAGIGFEIAKAFSERGNHVIITGRDKGRLENAAAKLENVTAVVSDVTSAPDVNALVARLKNDFPQLNVLINNAGRAAYYELAEGKDAGQIAEDEMLTNYLSIIRLTDALLPQLKSVGEAAIVNVSSIAALVPNHIIPTYGASKAALHSYTQSLRISLGKSTSIKVFELLPPLVNTDFSQEIGGVNGIPPKQVADDLLEAFESDTQEIRVGRTAQLFELFLNSPSDALRAMNPGLELA
- a CDS encoding DUF2798 domain-containing protein, with protein sequence MRQKIAFALIMGVITTGIISFTLISINIGFVANFLVIWLKSWGMAYFVVIPAILIIGPQVQKWVGTMFQDPVTEEFE
- the fabF gene encoding beta-ketoacyl-ACP synthase II yields the protein MKRVVVTGLGVISPLGNSVDEFWENIVNGKSGAATITKKDVSKFKTQFGCEVHNFNPEEFIDKKELKKYDLHTQYAIVASDMAIKDAGLDFEAMDITDRYEAGVIWATGNGGMGTFEDQLLEFHASDGVPRFSPFFIPKMIVDIAAGVISIRHKLHGPNYCTVSACASSNTALIAAFDTIRMDKAKIMVAGGSEAAIIYSALGGFGAAQALSKRNDEPEKASRPFDKDRDGFVMGEGAAALILEDYDFAVARGAQIYAEIVGGGMAADAYHLTGTPPDGMGAALGMRKALKEAGITPDQIDYVNAHATSTGLGDMSELNAIKSVFGDHAVAISATKSMTGHLLGAAGAVESIVCALAVKHDIIPGTINTENLDENVPEGMNIILGESVNQTINYALNNTFGFGGHTATSIFKKYTEGN